The Bubalus bubalis isolate 160015118507 breed Murrah chromosome 16, NDDB_SH_1, whole genome shotgun sequence genome window below encodes:
- the FAM111B gene encoding serine protease FAM111B produces the protein MDFMKTEENTSFSATGNDQSTRPEASKDTVIEEACSGTPVDQSLSDIRECNSTIKVKSEVSEHETSSERQNPCVNTSEKCHFTFSLNEHFRKSDRSVFTAFGGPNENIYSVLSAHDYFSERMKKHVNKNIIVYEEEIIKAYINLGVPLRCLPSGSHLKITFGQRTSNQKDDQLLRPCENPDTECILFQVVAIRKTIKKIVVIKELHERGTTLCVYALKGETIKEALCNDGRFLSDLDTLEWTVIEGHNKIYGKQSMVDEVSGKVLQLDILKLSIKKCTHKKIKTEDENATEDISLQALTQSKSKVHEPEKDGETEDVEHNREKILPCQSLGLDIKHKTRRSISKIKRYYNNNLYKRLRRKTTQVRRRLSLGRQYAIQKIQRETTNLWVKNLQILNKVTMHQYPNFNKEALRIQKHFQEKRKRMKLSTFKQFSMYKNYFGKVTENSV, from the coding sequence gaTACTGTCATAGAGGAGGCATGTTCTGGCACACCTGTTGATCAGTCTCTGTCTGACATACGAGAATGTAACAGCACCATTAAAGTTAAAAGTGAAGTCAGTGAGCATGAAACATCCTCTGAACGACAGAACCCATGTGTGAACACcagtgaaaaatgtcatttcacCTTTAGTTTGAATGAACACTTCAGGAAGTCAGACCGTAGTGTGTTTACAGCATTTGGTGGACCCAATGAGAATATCTATTCAGTTCTGAGTGCTCATGACTATTTCAGTGAAAGGATgaaaaaacatgtaaataagAACATCATTGtttatgaagaagaaataataaaagcgTATATAAATTTAGGAGTGCCTCTCAGATGCCTACCTAGTGGTTCCcatttgaaaataacatttgGTCAAAGAACAAGTAACCAGAAAGATGATCAGTTATTACGCCCATGTGAAAATCCAGACActgaatgcattctttttcaagttgttGCTATTAGgaagaccataaagaagattgttGTGATTAAGGAACTTCATGAACGAGGAACTACACTTTGTGTCTATGCCTTGAAGGGTGAGACTATCAAAGAAGCCCTTTGCAATGATGGCCGATTTCTCTCAGATCTAGACACACTTGAATGGACAGTAATAGAAGGTCACAATAAAATTTATGGAAAACAGTCCATGGTGGATGAAGTATCTGGAAAAGTCTTACAATTGGACATTCTTAAACTGTCTATCAAGAAATGTacccataaaaaaattaaaacagaagatGAAAATGCTACTGAAGATATCAGTCTGCAGGCTTTAACACAGTCTAAGAGCAAAGTCCATGAAccagagaaagatggagaaactgaagatGTAGAACACAACAGAGAAAAAATTCTCCCATGTCAGAGTCTAGGGCTTGATATTAAACATAAGACACGCCGGTCCATTTCCAAAATTAAACGTTATTACAATAATAATCTCTACAAAAGACTTAGGAGAAAAACCACGCAAGTTAGGCGAAGGCTCTCTCTAGGTAGGCAATATGCTATTCAGAAAATCCAAAGGGAGACAACTAATCTCTGGGTAAAGAATTTACAAATATTGAACAAAGTTACGATGCATCAGTATCCAAATTTTAATAAAGAGGCACTTCGGATACAAAAGCATTTTCAGGAAAAACGGAAGAGAATGAAACTGTCAACGTTTAAACAATTCAGCATGtataaaaattactttggaaAAGTGACTGAAAATTCTGTTTAA